Proteins encoded together in one Lutra lutra chromosome 4, mLutLut1.2, whole genome shotgun sequence window:
- the LOC125097130 gene encoding spermatogenesis-associated serine-rich protein 2-like — MEGSANEVLKEWTVTGKKKNKKKKSKPKPSAEPSNSIPDSSKSVSIQEEQSVASSEKGGINGYHVNGTINDTESVDSLSEGMETLSIDARELEDPESATPDMLDRTGSMLENGISDFEPKSLTMQSTQNSQQNRNAARTLSRPTTAPQFANLGMEDVPLSSTNKKLGSNIEKSVKDLQRCTVSLARYRVVVKEEMDASIKKMKQAFAELQSCLMDREVALLAEMDKVKAEAMEILLSRQKKAELLKKMTDVAVRMSEEQLVELRADIKHFVSERKYDEDLGRVARFTCDVETLKKDIESFGQVSHPKNSYSTRSRCSSVTSVSLSGPCDASAASSSTCASASSLTSANKKNSAPGETPAAPVSSGGRPYQPHREVLPGNRRGGQGYRPQGQKSNDAMNQGRHDSVGRYRNSSWYSSGSRYQSTTSQASGNVSERGQAPSAGTNGTGASMEPSTPKPSFKKGLPQRKPRTSQLGAVNS; from the coding sequence gcaaacccaagcCTTCAGCAGAACCAAGTAACAGTATCCCAGATTCCAGTAAATCGGTTTCCATTCAAGAGGAACAGTCTGTGGCTTCTTCAGAGAAAGGTGGTATTAATGGTTACCATGTCAACGGCACCATCAATGATACTGAGTCTGTGGACTCTCTCAGTGAGGGTATGGAGACACTTTCAATAGATGCCAGAGAACTGGAAGATCCTGAGTCTGCCACACCAGATATGCTGGATAGAACAGGGTCCATGCTGGAGAATGGCATCTCTGATTTTGAGCCCAAGTCTTTGACTATGCAGTCTACTCagaattctcaacaaaataggaATGCTGCCAGAACTCTTTCACGACCAACCACAGCACCTCAGTTTGCAAATCTGGGGATGGAAGATGTTCCGCTCTCCTCCACCAACAAAAAGCTAGGTTCCAATATTGAAAAATCTGTGAAAGACCTCCAGCGCTGCACAGTATCTCTTGCACGGTATCGAGTTGTAGTTAAAGAAGAGATGGATGcttccattaagaaaatgaaacaagctTTTGCCGAGTTGCAGAGCTGTTTAATGGATCGAGAAGTGGCATTGCTTGCTGAAATGGACAAAGTGAAAGCCGAAGCAATGGAAATTTTGCTCAGCCGACAAAAGAAAGCCGAACTTCTAAAGAAGATGACTGATGTGGCTGTTCGAATGTCAGAGGAGCAATTGGTTGAGCTCAGAGCTGATATCAAGCACTTTGTCAGTGAGCGCAAATACGATGAGGATCTGGGACGAGTAGCCCGGTTCACCTGTGATGTAGAGACCCTAAAGAAGGACATTGAGTCATTTGGACAAGTGTCCCACCCAAAGAACAGCTATTCAACCAGATCCCGGTGTAGCTCAGTGACATCTGTGTCCTTGAGTGGCCCGTGTGatgcctctgctgcttcctcttccaCCTGTGCCTCTGCTTCCAGCCTTACAAGCGCTAACAAGAAAAACTCGGCACCAGGAGAGACTCCCGCAGCCCCAGTCAGCTCCGGAGGCAGGCCCTATCAGCCTCATCGAGAGGTATTGCCGGGGAACAGACGAGGAGGACAAGGCTACAGGCCACAAGGCCAAAAGTCCAATGATGCCATGAACCAAGGGCGACATGACAGTGTGGGTCGTTACAGAAATAGTTCCTGGTATTCATCTGGTTCCAGGTACCAGAGCACTACATCCCAGGCATCAGGAAACGTTAGCGAACGGGGCCAGGCCCCCTCTGCAGGGACCAATGGAACTggagccagcatggagcccagcacaccCAAGCCCTCATTCAAGAAGGGGCTCCCCCAGCGCAAACCTAGGACCTCTCAGCTTGGGGCTGTGAACTCTTGA